In Streptomyces violaceusniger Tu 4113, one DNA window encodes the following:
- a CDS encoding [protein-PII] uridylyltransferase: MTESLETTTDTTDSGPGGYAAARLRLLQEGSRPGPPRRSALAELTDQWLAALLTGGAQTAGIGRGVALVAVGGYGRGELSPRSDLDVLLLHDGSADRSALAALADHVWYPVWDMGLALDHSVRTPDEARATAAEELKVQLGLLDARHIAGDQALTADLRTTVLADWRAQAPRRLPELHALCQERAERHGELQFLLEPDLKEARGGLRDATALRAIAASWLADAPREGLDDARRRLLDARDALHLSTGRAADRLALQEQDQVADALGLLDADALLRQIYESARIISYASDVTWREVERVLRARSAARPRLRGLLGGLGGRSGGRAGAGGGADTGERSPLAEGVVEQDGEVVLARTARPDRDPVLTLRAAAAAAQAGLPLSPHAVRRLSTAARPLPVPWPPEAREQLITLLGAGESTVGVWEALEAEGLITRLLPDWERVRCRPQRNAVHRWTVDRHLVETAVRASAFSRRVGRPDLLLVAALLHDIGKGWPGDHSVAGETIARDVAARIGFDRADVAVLAALVRHHLLLVETATRRDLDDPATVRSVAEAVGGATTLELLHALTEADALATGPAAWSAWRGSLVADLVKRVSAVLAGEPADDWSTPQQTTAEQERLAIEAWRTGGPVLALHARSEAMAPAEAGLLTGGLPADGLLTAAAEGPPEEGTTGPEPIGVELLIAVPDQPGVLPTAAGVLALHRLTVRAADLRALELPSALDAAGAAAGVLLLSWRVAAEYGSLPQAARLRNDLVRALDGSLDIVARLAEREAAYRKYPRRRGVHAPPPRVTVAPGSSQLATVIEVRAQDAPGLLHRIGRALEHTGVAVRSAHASTLGANAVDAFYVTDSSGAPLKPMHAAEVAQKVERALTSPSDA, translated from the coding sequence TTGACGGAAAGCCTCGAGACCACGACCGACACCACCGACTCGGGGCCCGGCGGCTACGCGGCGGCCCGGCTGCGACTCCTCCAGGAGGGGTCGCGGCCCGGGCCGCCGCGCCGTTCCGCCCTGGCCGAACTCACCGACCAGTGGCTGGCCGCGCTGCTCACCGGCGGGGCGCAGACCGCCGGGATCGGCCGGGGCGTCGCCCTGGTGGCGGTCGGCGGCTACGGACGCGGCGAACTCTCCCCGCGCAGCGACCTCGATGTGCTGCTGCTGCACGACGGCTCCGCCGACCGCTCGGCCCTCGCCGCGCTCGCCGACCACGTCTGGTACCCGGTCTGGGACATGGGCCTCGCCCTCGACCACTCGGTGCGCACTCCCGACGAGGCCCGCGCGACCGCCGCCGAGGAGCTGAAGGTCCAGCTCGGCCTGCTCGACGCCCGCCACATCGCGGGCGACCAGGCGCTCACCGCCGATCTGCGCACCACCGTCCTCGCCGACTGGCGCGCCCAGGCCCCGCGGCGGCTGCCCGAGCTCCACGCGCTGTGCCAGGAGCGCGCCGAGCGCCACGGTGAGCTGCAGTTCCTGCTCGAACCCGATCTGAAGGAGGCCCGCGGCGGGCTCCGCGACGCCACCGCGCTGCGCGCCATCGCCGCCTCCTGGCTCGCCGACGCCCCCCGCGAGGGCCTCGACGACGCACGGCGGCGGCTGCTGGACGCCCGCGACGCGCTCCATCTGTCCACTGGCCGCGCCGCCGACCGCCTCGCGCTCCAGGAACAGGACCAGGTCGCGGACGCCCTCGGGCTGCTGGACGCCGACGCCCTGCTGCGCCAGATCTACGAATCCGCCCGGATCATCTCCTACGCGAGCGATGTCACCTGGCGCGAGGTCGAGCGGGTGCTGCGCGCCCGCTCGGCCGCCCGGCCCCGGTTGCGCGGACTGCTCGGCGGCCTCGGCGGGCGCTCTGGCGGCCGTGCGGGCGCCGGAGGCGGCGCGGACACGGGGGAGCGCAGCCCGCTCGCCGAGGGCGTCGTGGAACAGGACGGCGAGGTGGTGCTGGCCCGCACCGCACGCCCCGACCGTGACCCCGTGCTCACTCTGCGGGCCGCCGCGGCCGCCGCCCAGGCCGGACTTCCGCTGTCGCCGCACGCCGTAAGGCGGCTGTCCACCGCCGCCCGGCCGTTGCCCGTGCCGTGGCCGCCCGAGGCCAGGGAGCAGCTGATCACGCTGCTGGGCGCGGGCGAGTCCACCGTCGGCGTGTGGGAGGCCCTGGAGGCCGAGGGGCTGATCACCCGGCTGCTGCCGGACTGGGAGCGGGTGCGCTGCCGTCCGCAGCGCAACGCCGTCCACCGCTGGACCGTGGACCGGCATCTGGTCGAGACCGCGGTCCGGGCCAGCGCGTTCAGCCGCCGGGTCGGCCGCCCCGATCTGCTGCTGGTCGCCGCGCTGCTGCACGACATCGGCAAGGGCTGGCCCGGCGACCACTCGGTGGCCGGGGAGACCATCGCCCGCGACGTCGCCGCCCGCATCGGCTTCGACCGCGCGGACGTCGCGGTCCTCGCCGCCCTCGTACGCCACCATCTGCTGCTCGTCGAGACCGCCACCCGGCGCGACCTGGACGACCCGGCCACGGTGCGCTCGGTCGCCGAGGCGGTCGGCGGCGCCACCACCCTGGAACTGCTGCACGCCCTCACCGAGGCCGACGCACTCGCCACCGGCCCCGCGGCCTGGAGCGCCTGGCGCGGCTCTCTCGTGGCCGACCTGGTCAAGCGGGTCTCGGCGGTGCTCGCGGGCGAACCCGCCGACGACTGGTCCACCCCGCAGCAGACGACGGCCGAACAGGAACGCCTGGCGATCGAGGCATGGCGCACCGGCGGCCCGGTGCTGGCCCTGCACGCACGCTCCGAGGCGATGGCACCGGCCGAGGCGGGCCTCCTTACGGGTGGCCTCCCTGCAGACGGACTCCTTACGGCCGCCGCCGAAGGGCCGCCGGAAGAAGGGACCACCGGCCCCGAGCCGATCGGCGTGGAACTGCTCATCGCCGTCCCCGACCAGCCCGGCGTCCTGCCCACGGCGGCCGGCGTCCTGGCCCTGCACCGCCTTACGGTGCGCGCGGCGGACCTGCGCGCCCTCGAGCTGCCGTCGGCGCTGGACGCGGCGGGCGCGGCGGCCGGGGTGCTGCTGCTGAGCTGGCGGGTCGCGGCCGAGTACGGTTCCCTGCCGCAGGCCGCCCGACTCCGGAACGACCTGGTGCGCGCCCTGGACGGCTCGCTCGACATCGTCGCCCGCCTCGCCGAGCGCGAGGCCGCCTACCGCAAGTACCCACGCCGCCGCGGGGTGCACGCCCCGCCACCACGGGTGACGGTCGCACCCGGCAGCTCCCAGCTCGCCACGGTGATCGAGGTCCGCGCCCAGGACGCCCCCGGTCTGCTGCACCGGATCGGCCGTGCCCTGGAGCACACCGGGGTCGCGGTGCGCAGCGCCCATGCCTCCACCCTCGGCGCCAACGCGGTGGATGCGTTCTATGTCACGGACAGCTCCGGCGCCCCCCTGAAGCCCATGCACGCGGCCGAGGTGGCCCAAAAGGTCGAGCGAGCGCTGACCAGCCCGTCCGACGCTTGA
- the ffh gene encoding signal recognition particle protein — translation MFDTLSDRLAATFKNLRGKGRLSEADIDATAREIRIALLEADVALPVVRSFIKQVKERSLGAEVSQALNPAQQVIKIVNEELVGILGGEARRLRFAKQPPTVIMLAGLQGAGKTTLAGKLGRWLKGQGHAPLLVACDLQRPNAVNQLSVVAERAGVAVFAPEPGNGVGDPVKVAQDSIEFARTKQHDVVIVDTAGRLGIDEELMRQAADIRDAVRPDEVLFVVDAMIGQDAVNTAEAFRDGVGFDGVVLSKLDGDARGGAALSIAHVTGRQIMFASNGEKLDDFDAFYPDRMASRILGMGDMLSLIEKAEQTFSQQEAEKMAAKLAKGPKEFTLDDFLAQMEQVRKMGSISKLLGMLPGMGQMKDQINNLDEREVDRTAAIIKSMTPGERQDPTIINGSRRARIARGSGVEVSSVKNLVERFFDARKMMSKMAQGGMPGMPGMPGMPGVGGGKRKGKQQKKVKGKQRSGNPLKRAQQEQEAAARREQGGAFGLPSGGQDGQNFELPDEFKKFMG, via the coding sequence GTGTTCGATACCCTCTCCGATCGCCTCGCAGCGACTTTCAAGAACCTCCGGGGCAAGGGACGCCTCAGCGAGGCGGACATCGACGCCACGGCACGCGAGATCCGGATCGCCCTGCTCGAGGCCGACGTGGCGCTGCCCGTCGTCCGGTCGTTCATCAAGCAGGTCAAGGAGCGGAGCCTCGGGGCCGAGGTCTCCCAGGCGCTCAACCCCGCGCAGCAGGTCATCAAGATCGTCAACGAGGAGCTGGTCGGCATCCTCGGCGGCGAGGCGCGCCGCCTCCGCTTCGCCAAGCAGCCGCCGACCGTGATCATGCTCGCGGGTCTGCAGGGTGCCGGTAAGACGACGCTCGCCGGAAAGCTGGGCCGCTGGCTGAAGGGCCAGGGCCACGCCCCCCTGCTCGTCGCCTGTGACCTCCAGCGCCCCAACGCCGTCAACCAGCTCTCGGTGGTCGCGGAGCGGGCCGGTGTGGCCGTCTTCGCCCCCGAGCCGGGCAACGGCGTCGGCGACCCGGTCAAGGTGGCGCAGGACTCGATCGAGTTCGCCCGGACCAAGCAGCACGACGTCGTGATCGTCGACACCGCGGGCCGCCTCGGTATCGACGAGGAGCTGATGCGGCAGGCCGCCGACATCCGCGACGCGGTCCGCCCGGACGAGGTCCTCTTCGTCGTCGACGCGATGATCGGCCAGGACGCGGTGAACACCGCGGAGGCGTTCCGCGACGGCGTCGGCTTCGACGGTGTGGTGCTCTCCAAGCTGGACGGCGACGCGCGCGGCGGTGCCGCGCTGTCCATCGCGCATGTCACCGGCCGCCAGATCATGTTCGCCTCCAACGGCGAGAAGCTGGACGACTTCGACGCGTTCTACCCGGACCGCATGGCGTCCCGCATCCTCGGCATGGGCGACATGCTCAGCCTGATCGAGAAGGCCGAGCAGACCTTCAGCCAGCAAGAGGCCGAGAAGATGGCGGCCAAGCTGGCGAAGGGCCCCAAGGAGTTCACGCTCGACGACTTCCTGGCGCAGATGGAGCAGGTCCGCAAGATGGGCTCCATCTCCAAGCTGCTCGGCATGCTGCCGGGCATGGGCCAGATGAAGGACCAGATCAACAACCTGGACGAGCGGGAAGTGGACCGCACCGCGGCCATCATCAAGTCGATGACCCCGGGTGAGCGCCAGGACCCCACGATCATCAATGGCTCGCGCCGCGCCCGTATCGCCCGTGGTTCCGGCGTCGAGGTGAGCTCGGTCAAGAACCTGGTGGAGCGGTTCTTCGACGCGCGCAAGATGATGTCGAAGATGGCCCAGGGCGGCATGCCGGGGATGCCCGGGATGCCGGGTATGCCGGGCGTGGGCGGCGGCAAGCGCAAGGGAAAGCAGCAGAAGAAGGTCAAGGGCAAGCAGCGCAGCGGAAATCCGCTGAAGCGCGCTCAGCAGGAGCAGGAAGCCGCGGCGCGCCGCGAGCAGGGCGGCGCGTTCGGGCTGCCCAGTGGCGGACAGGACGGACAGAACTTCGAACTCCCCGACGAGTTCAAGAAGTTCATGGGCTGA
- a CDS encoding methyltransferase type 11, with product MTFTLVQRHRPHPSSSPTTDAHARIRDWAEIQERMLVPLYEAVYERLDIGAGTRLLGLGCGSGLALLMAAARGATVCGADPDERRLDLARERLTAVGAPGGPALPARLGLGGPESPCIGEAAAESAFTVVTAFEPLSALGGISPGAAASTLAAATARTERGGAVVLAGWGPPERCATSGVLRVGARLADPMGSPGHRREAEPPPAARWWPCGRDDLEELAALAGLRPDGSGRVACPFGYADMDSAVRGLLSTGLFDAAERVTDPIQVRKEITEALHPHQRADGTVWMPNVFRYLICRI from the coding sequence ATGACATTTACGCTCGTACAGCGGCACCGCCCGCACCCCTCCTCGTCGCCGACGACGGACGCCCACGCTCGCATCCGCGACTGGGCGGAGATCCAGGAGCGGATGCTGGTCCCGCTGTACGAGGCCGTGTACGAACGGCTGGACATCGGCGCCGGGACCCGGCTGCTGGGCCTGGGCTGCGGCTCCGGGCTCGCCCTCCTCATGGCGGCCGCGCGCGGTGCCACGGTCTGCGGGGCGGACCCGGACGAGCGACGCCTGGACCTCGCGCGCGAGCGGCTGACGGCCGTGGGCGCGCCGGGCGGCCCGGCACTGCCCGCCCGGCTGGGCCTCGGCGGCCCGGAGAGCCCCTGCATAGGGGAGGCCGCGGCGGAGTCGGCCTTCACGGTGGTGACCGCCTTCGAGCCGCTGTCGGCCCTGGGCGGGATAAGCCCCGGGGCGGCGGCGTCCACCCTCGCGGCCGCCACGGCGCGCACCGAGCGCGGCGGGGCCGTTGTGCTCGCCGGATGGGGCCCGCCGGAGCGCTGCGCCACCTCCGGGGTGCTGCGCGTGGGCGCCCGGCTCGCCGATCCGATGGGCTCCCCCGGCCACCGCCGGGAGGCTGAGCCGCCCCCTGCGGCGCGCTGGTGGCCGTGCGGCCGCGACGACCTGGAGGAACTGGCCGCGCTGGCCGGGCTGCGGCCCGACGGATCGGGCCGGGTGGCCTGCCCGTTCGGCTACGCCGACATGGACAGCGCGGTGCGCGGGCTGCTGTCGACGGGGCTGTTCGACGCGGCGGAGCGGGTCACGGATCCCATCCAGGTCCGCAAGGAGATCACCGAGGCGCTCCATCCGCATCAGCGCGCGGACGGCACGGTGTGGATGCCGAACGTCTTCCGCTATCTGATCTGCCGCATCTGA
- the proS gene encoding proline--tRNA ligase has protein sequence MAKTPVLTPRAEDFPRWYQDVINKAELADNGPVRGTMVIRPYGYGLWERMQQDMDARIKAVGVQNAYFPLFIPQSYLAKEADHVEGFAPELAVVTHGGGKELEEPVVVRPTSETIVNEYFSKWVQSYRDLPLLINQWANVVRWELRPRLFLRTTEFLWQEGHTAHASYEDARDFAARIHREVYARFMEDVLAMDVVLGRKTARERFAGALNTLTLEGMMGDGKALQLGTSHELGQNFARAFHTSYLSKDGEQELVWQTSWGSTTRMVGALVMMHGDDNGLRIPPRLASIQVVVLAIKGDDAVLAKVREIGELLSAAGVRVHVDDRTDTPFGRRAVDWELKGVPVRVEVGPRDLESGTAMVARRIPGGKEPVRAELLPELLPKVLEEDQALLLRQARERRKARTTEVATMEEAAEAAVAGGWARIRWADLGPEGEAALAERSVSVRCLVTEDGAVPDADDAPGNVAIVARAY, from the coding sequence ATGGCCAAGACTCCCGTGCTCACCCCGCGGGCGGAGGACTTCCCCCGCTGGTACCAGGATGTGATCAACAAGGCCGAGCTGGCGGACAACGGCCCGGTGCGCGGCACCATGGTGATCCGACCGTACGGGTACGGGCTGTGGGAGCGGATGCAGCAGGACATGGACGCCCGCATCAAGGCGGTCGGTGTCCAGAACGCGTACTTCCCGCTCTTCATCCCGCAGTCGTATCTGGCCAAGGAAGCCGATCACGTCGAGGGGTTCGCGCCGGAGCTCGCGGTCGTCACCCATGGCGGCGGTAAGGAGCTCGAGGAGCCGGTCGTCGTCCGGCCCACCTCCGAGACGATCGTCAACGAGTACTTCTCCAAGTGGGTGCAGAGCTACCGCGATCTGCCGCTGCTGATCAACCAGTGGGCCAATGTGGTGCGTTGGGAGCTGCGGCCGCGGCTGTTCCTGCGGACGACCGAGTTCCTGTGGCAGGAGGGGCACACGGCGCACGCGTCGTACGAGGACGCCAGGGACTTCGCCGCCCGGATCCACCGCGAGGTCTACGCCCGGTTCATGGAGGACGTCCTGGCGATGGACGTGGTCCTGGGCCGCAAGACCGCCCGGGAGCGGTTCGCCGGCGCCCTCAACACCCTCACCCTCGAAGGGATGATGGGCGACGGCAAGGCGCTGCAGCTCGGCACCAGCCATGAGCTCGGCCAGAACTTCGCCCGGGCCTTCCACACCAGCTATCTGTCCAAGGACGGCGAGCAGGAGCTGGTCTGGCAGACCTCCTGGGGCAGCACGACCCGGATGGTCGGCGCGCTGGTGATGATGCACGGCGACGACAACGGCCTGCGGATTCCGCCGAGGCTGGCCTCGATCCAGGTCGTGGTGCTGGCGATCAAGGGCGACGACGCGGTGCTCGCCAAGGTCCGCGAGATCGGCGAGCTGCTCTCCGCGGCTGGCGTGCGGGTCCACGTCGACGACCGTACGGACACCCCCTTCGGCCGCCGCGCGGTCGACTGGGAACTCAAGGGCGTGCCGGTCCGGGTCGAGGTCGGCCCGCGCGACCTGGAGAGCGGCACCGCGATGGTGGCCCGGCGGATCCCCGGCGGCAAGGAGCCGGTGCGCGCCGAGCTGCTGCCGGAACTGCTGCCCAAGGTTCTGGAGGAGGACCAGGCGCTGCTGCTGCGGCAGGCCCGTGAGCGCCGTAAGGCGCGCACCACGGAGGTGGCGACCATGGAGGAGGCCGCCGAGGCCGCGGTGGCGGGCGGCTGGGCCCGCATCCGGTGGGCGGACCTGGGGCCGGAGGGCGAGGCGGCGCTCGCCGAGCGGTCCGTGTCCGTCCGGTGTCTGGTCACCGAGGACGGGGCGGTGCCGGACGCCGATGACGCTCCCGGTAACGTCGCAATCGTCGCGAGGGCCTACTGA
- the rpsP gene encoding 30S ribosomal protein S16, which yields MAVKIKLKRLGKIRSPHYRIVVADSRTRRDGRAIEEIGLYHPVQNPSRIEVDSERVQHWLKVGAQPTEPVLAILKVTGDWQQFKGLPAPAPMKVAEPKADKRVLFEAAAKDAGDEPKGEAITQKAKKAEKKSDEAADSAESTASTEA from the coding sequence GTGGCAGTCAAGATCAAGCTGAAGCGTCTGGGCAAGATCCGTTCGCCTCACTACCGCATCGTCGTCGCCGACTCCCGCACCCGCCGTGACGGCCGGGCGATCGAGGAGATCGGTCTGTACCACCCGGTGCAGAACCCGTCGCGCATCGAGGTCGACTCGGAGCGCGTGCAGCACTGGCTGAAGGTCGGCGCGCAGCCGACCGAGCCCGTGCTGGCCATCCTGAAGGTCACCGGCGACTGGCAGCAGTTCAAGGGTCTGCCCGCCCCGGCTCCGATGAAGGTCGCCGAGCCGAAGGCCGACAAGCGCGTCCTGTTCGAGGCGGCCGCCAAGGACGCCGGAGACGAGCCGAAGGGTGAGGCGATCACCCAGAAGGCGAAGAAGGCCGAGAAGAAGTCGGACGAGGCGGCTGACTCCGCTGAGTCCACCGCGTCGACTGAGGCCTGA
- a CDS encoding RNA-binding protein yields the protein MLEEALEHLVKGIVDNPDDVQVASRTLRRGRVLEVRVHPDDLGKVIGRNGRTARALRTVVGAIGGRGIRVDLVDVDQVR from the coding sequence ATGCTCGAGGAAGCCCTCGAGCACCTGGTGAAGGGCATCGTCGACAACCCCGACGACGTGCAGGTGGCCTCGCGCACCCTGCGGCGTGGGCGTGTGCTGGAGGTCCGGGTGCACCCCGATGACCTCGGCAAGGTGATCGGCCGCAACGGCCGCACCGCACGCGCCCTGCGCACCGTCGTGGGCGCCATCGGCGGCCGCGGGATCCGCGTCGACCTCGTCGACGTCGATCAGGTCCGCTGA
- the rimM gene encoding ribosome maturation factor RimM (Essential for efficient processing of 16S rRNA) produces MQLVVARIGRAHGIKGEVTVEVRTDEPELRLGPGAVLTTEPASAGPLTIESGRVHSGRLLLRFEGVRDRSAAEALRNILLIAEVDPEELPEDPEEFYDHQLIDIDVVTVDGTEVGRISEISHLPYQDLLIVKRPDGGEVMIPFVSEFVPEIDLEAQRAVIDPPPGLLDEAEAEIAGSRKDETAGGRKDEAAGSGTGETGGSRKGDTASGREDESS; encoded by the coding sequence GTGCAGTTGGTTGTCGCGCGGATCGGCCGTGCCCATGGCATCAAGGGCGAGGTCACCGTCGAGGTGCGGACGGACGAGCCGGAGCTGCGGCTCGGCCCGGGCGCCGTGCTGACCACCGAGCCCGCCTCGGCCGGGCCGCTGACCATCGAGTCCGGCCGGGTGCACAGCGGCCGGCTGCTGCTGCGCTTCGAGGGCGTACGCGACCGCAGCGCCGCGGAGGCGCTGCGCAACATCCTGCTGATCGCGGAGGTCGACCCCGAGGAACTCCCCGAGGACCCCGAGGAGTTCTACGACCACCAGTTGATCGACATCGATGTGGTCACCGTGGACGGCACCGAGGTCGGGCGGATCTCCGAGATCTCCCATCTGCCCTACCAGGACCTGCTGATCGTGAAGCGCCCCGACGGGGGTGAGGTGATGATCCCGTTCGTCTCCGAGTTCGTGCCGGAGATCGATCTGGAGGCGCAGCGCGCCGTGATCGACCCGCCGCCGGGCCTGCTCGACGAGGCCGAGGCGGAGATCGCGGGCAGCCGTAAGGACGAGACCGCGGGTGGCCGTAAGGACGAGGCGGCCGGCAGTGGTACGGGCGAGACCGGCGGCAGCCGTAAGGGCGACACCGCGAGCGGCCGTGAGGACGAGTCGTCATGA
- the trmD gene encoding tRNA (guanosine(37)-N1)-methyltransferase TrmD yields MRLDVVTIFPEYLEPLNVSLVGKARARGQLDVRVHDLRGWTYDRHNTVDDTPYGGGPGMVMKPEPWGEALDSIMASGEADGLVKPTLIVPTPSGRPFTQALAVELAERPWLVFTPARYEGIDRRVIEEYGERLEVHEVSIGDYVLAGGEAAVLVITEAVARLLPGVLGNAESHRDDSFAPGAMADLLEGPVYTKPPEWRGRSIPEVLISGHHGKVGRWRRDEAFRRTSENRPDLIERCDPATLDKHDRALLAELGWEELPGTGGARFGRPDRAVEE; encoded by the coding sequence ATGAGGCTCGACGTCGTCACGATCTTCCCCGAGTACCTGGAGCCGCTGAACGTCTCGCTGGTCGGCAAGGCACGCGCCCGCGGCCAACTCGATGTGCGGGTCCACGATCTGCGCGGCTGGACGTACGACCGGCACAACACGGTCGACGACACCCCGTACGGCGGCGGCCCCGGCATGGTCATGAAGCCCGAGCCCTGGGGCGAGGCGCTTGACTCGATCATGGCGTCGGGCGAGGCGGACGGGCTGGTCAAGCCCACGCTGATCGTGCCGACCCCGAGCGGCCGTCCGTTCACCCAGGCCCTGGCCGTAGAGCTCGCCGAGCGCCCCTGGCTGGTCTTCACGCCCGCCCGCTACGAGGGCATCGACCGTCGGGTGATCGAGGAGTACGGCGAGCGGCTCGAGGTCCACGAGGTCTCGATCGGCGATTACGTGCTGGCCGGCGGCGAGGCCGCGGTGCTGGTGATCACCGAGGCGGTGGCCCGGCTGCTGCCGGGTGTGCTGGGCAACGCCGAGTCGCATCGCGACGACTCCTTCGCCCCCGGCGCGATGGCCGACCTCCTGGAGGGGCCCGTCTACACCAAGCCCCCCGAGTGGCGCGGCCGCTCCATCCCGGAGGTGCTGATCAGCGGCCACCATGGCAAGGTCGGCCGCTGGCGCCGGGACGAGGCGTTCCGCCGCACCAGCGAGAACCGCCCCGATCTGATCGAGCGCTGCGACCCGGCGACGCTCGACAAGCACGACCGCGCGCTCCTGGCCGAGCTGGGCTGGGAGGAGCTGCCCGGGACCGGTGGGGCCCGATTTGGGCGGCCGGACCGCGCCGTGGAAGAATAG
- the rplS gene encoding 50S ribosomal protein L19 — MSHLLDTVDSASLRSDIPTFRPGDTVNVHVRVIEGNRSRVQQFKGVVIRRQGSGVRETFTVRKVSFSVGVERTFPVHTPIVEKIEVVTRGDVRRAKLYYLRDLRGKAAKIKEKRDN, encoded by the coding sequence ATGTCTCACCTGCTCGACACCGTCGACTCCGCGTCGCTGCGCAGCGACATCCCGACCTTCCGCCCCGGCGACACGGTCAACGTCCACGTCCGCGTCATCGAGGGCAACCGCTCCCGTGTCCAGCAGTTCAAGGGCGTCGTCATCCGCCGCCAGGGCTCCGGTGTCCGCGAGACCTTCACCGTCCGCAAGGTGAGCTTCAGCGTCGGCGTGGAGCGCACCTTCCCGGTGCACACCCCGATCGTCGAGAAGATCGAGGTCGTCACCCGCGGTGATGTGCGCCGGGCGAAGCTGTACTACCTGCGCGACCTCCGCGGCAAGGCCGCCAAGATCAAGGAGAAGCGCGACAACTGA